The sequence AGACCCTGGAAGCCCGCGGCGAAAAGATCGACTGGTGCCTGGTCGGAGAGCCGTCCAGCAAGGCCCGCCTGGGCGACATGCTGCGCATCGGCCGGCGCGGCTCGCTGTCGTGCGACCTCGTTGTCCACGGCGTACAGGGACACGTGGCTTACCCGGAAAAGGCGCTCAACCCGTTGCACCAGCTGGCGCCCCTCATGGCCGCGCTGGTAGGGCTGGAGTGGGACGCGGGCAACGAGGCCTTCCCGCCAACCACGCTGCAGCTCACCAACCTGCACTCGGGCACCGGTTTTCGTAACGTCATCCCGGGCTCGGCCGAACTGAAGTTCAACATCCGCTACTCGACCGAGCAGACCATGGAAGGCCTGCAGGCGCGCATCACCGCGCTGCTGGAGCAGCACGGGCTCGACTACGAGGTGAGCTGGCGCGATGCCGGCCGTCCCTTCCTCACCCCGCCCGGGACTTTCCTCGAGGCCGTGCGAGAGACGGTACGCAACATCGCCGGCGTGGACCCGGAACTCTCCACCGGCGGCGGCACCTCCGACGGCCGCTTCATCGCCCCCACCGGCGCGGCCGTGGTCGAACTCGGGCCGATCAACGCCAGCATCCACAAGATCGACGAGCACGTGCGGGTGGACGACCTGGAGCCGCTGAAGGACCTTTACCTCGGGATCATGCGGCGGCTGCTCGGCTGACCCGGCCCGGCCGTGCCTGCAGCCCCGGGCCGGCTCCTTTTCGCCTGTCCGCGGGGCCGCGCCGTGCAACGCTCCCTTCGTTCGGAAATCTTTATCTCACTCAGTGAGCGTTGCACGTCCCGGCCCCGCTGCCTTGCCGCAGGTCCGACCGAGCGGGTGCAGGAACGGCGGGACGGGCCACCGGGCCTGCCGCCCGGGACCGGGTTGGCGCTGGTAGTGCCGGCCTGACCTCCGCGGCCGCGGCTCACCCGGGCCGCCACCGCGCCACAAAGGCAGCGTGCCCGGACCGCACGATGCCCATCGAGCGATATAAAGATTTCTTGAGCGAGAGGGGCATCGCGCGGTCCGGGCGCGCGGTCAATTCCGTGGCCGCGGTCGGGGCAGTCAGCGCCGGAAGTTGTTCCAGGCCGCGACCAGCGCGAATGCCGCCATCCAGACCAGCACCCACCCCGCCATGCTCAGCCCGAGGAAGGTCCAGCCCATCTCGGCGCAGTCGCCGGAACCCTCGAAGATCATGGACAGCGCCTCGTGCAGCGGGAAGACGTCCATGATGTAGTCGTAGCCGGGCCCGCAGGCGGGCACCTGGTCGGCGGGCAGGCCCTGCAACCAGACCTGGCGCCAGGCCAGCGCGAGGCCGGCGCCGGCGGCGATGATGGCGAGGACGCCGTACACGGCGGCGCCGGTGCGGCCCGGGTTGTGCGCGTAGGCGGCCAGGAACACGAAGCCCAGCGCCAGCACGGCGATGCGCTGCAGGACGCAAAGGGGGCACGGCTCGTAGCCCATGGCGTGCTCGGCAAACAGGGCGAAACCCAGCAGCCCACCGCACAGCAGTGCGCAATAGCCGTTGATCATGCGGCGGCTGAGCCAGCCGCGGGACGCGCTTTCAACCATTCTCGTTCCTGACCTGTCTCTCGGCATCGTCGAGGTCCACGTGGCGGATGTCCTTGCCGTGCACCATGTAGACGACGTATTCGCAAATGTTCTTGGCATGGTCGCCGATGCGCTCCAGCGCACGCGCCACCCAGAGCATGTCCAGCACGCGGCGGATGCTGCGCGGGTCTTCCATCATCATCGTGATGGCCTGGCGCGACAGTGCCTCGTATTCCTGGTCGACGGCCTTGTCGTCGCGCACCACCTGCATCGCCAGCCCGGGGTCGAGTCGAGCGAAGGCGTCGAGGGACTGGTGCAGCATGCTGCCGACGAGGTCGCCGATGTGGCGCAGCGCGCGGTAGCGGTCGACGGGGCGCTCTTCCAGGGCAAGTCGCGATGCCAGGTAGCCGATCTTCTCGGCCTCGTCGCCGATGCGCTCGAGGTCGGTGATGGTCTTGATGATGGCCATGATGAGCCGCAGGTCGCTCGCGGTAGGCTGGCGCCGCGCGATGATGCGGCTGCACTCCTCGTCGATGGCCACTTCCAGGCGGTTGACCTTGTGGTCGTCGCGCACCACCTCCTCGCCCAGCTCGCTGTCGCCTTTTTCCAGCGCCTGCACGGCGCGGCGCAACTGCTCTTCGACCATGCCGCCCATGGTCATGACGTTGTTGCGCACGGCCTCGAGTTCCGCGTTGAAGCGGCGCGACCAGTGGTGGCTGATGTCCTGGTGTTCCATCGAGTGGCTCGGACCTGCGGCGGGGATGAAGGTTCAATGTTCGCACCCCGAATCGATTTTGAACAGCAACGCGCGCTGCGGACGGCGCTAGAATGCTCGTCATGCCACATGAGATCGAGCGCAAGTTCCTGGTGCGGGACGACAGCTGGCGTGACGGGGCCGAAGGCAGGCGCATGCGCCAGGGTTACCTCTCGCTGGATCCCGAGCGCACCGTACGCGTGCGCATCAGCGGTGACCGGGCCTGGCTGAACGTGAAGGGACGCACGGACGGTGTGCGGCGGCTCGAGTTCGAATATCCCATCCCCGTCGACGATGCGACGGCGCTGTTGGCGCTGTGCGGCGGCGCCGTGGTCGACAAGACCCGCTACCTGGTGCGCCACGGCGCCCACACCTGGGAAGTCGACGAGTTCCACGGCGACAACGAGGGCTTGCTGGTGGCGGAAATCGAGCTGGCGCACGAGGACGAGCCGTTCGTCCGCCCGCCGTGGACCGGGTCCGAAGTCTCGGGTGAGCCGCGCTACTACAACGCCAGCCTGGCGCAGCACCCGTTCAAGGCCTGGCCCGGCGCCTGAGCCCGGCCGTCAGCTCTTGCGCCAGACGCGCTCCGCCGGGAAGCGGCAGCGGAAGGTGCTGCCCTCGCCCAGGACGCTCTCGACTTCCAGGCGGGCGCCGTGCCGCTGCAGCACGTGCTTGACGATGGCCAGTCCCAGACCGGTGCCGCCCGAGGCGCGGTCGCGGCCCTTGTCGACGCGATAGAAGCGCTCCGTCAGGCGCGGGATGGCTTCGTCCGGAATGCCGACGCCCGTGTCGCTGACCGACAGGCAGGCCGTGTCGCCTTCCGGGTACCAGCGGATGTGGACGCTGCCGTCGCTGGGCGTGTACTTGAGCGCGTTGCCGATGATGTTGGCGAACGCGGAATAAATCTCGGACTCTGCGCCCCACAGGCCGAGGCCGGACTCCACGTGCAGCTCGATCACCG comes from Thioalkalivibrio sp. XN279 and encodes:
- the dapE gene encoding succinyl-diaminopimelate desuccinylase, whose amino-acid sequence is MGQVLELARELVRRPSVTPEDAGCQALMAERLERLGFHLEHLRFGEVDNFWARRGSTGPVLCFAGHTDVVPTGPLESWTHEPFAAEVRDGLLWGRGAADMKASLAAMVVACEEFVAAHPDHKGSIAFLITSDEEGPAQDGTKAVMETLEARGEKIDWCLVGEPSSKARLGDMLRIGRRGSLSCDLVVHGVQGHVAYPEKALNPLHQLAPLMAALVGLEWDAGNEAFPPTTLQLTNLHSGTGFRNVIPGSAELKFNIRYSTEQTMEGLQARITALLEQHGLDYEVSWRDAGRPFLTPPGTFLEAVRETVRNIAGVDPELSTGGGTSDGRFIAPTGAAVVELGPINASIHKIDEHVRVDDLEPLKDLYLGIMRRLLG
- a CDS encoding disulfide bond formation protein B, with translation MVESASRGWLSRRMINGYCALLCGGLLGFALFAEHAMGYEPCPLCVLQRIAVLALGFVFLAAYAHNPGRTGAAVYGVLAIIAAGAGLALAWRQVWLQGLPADQVPACGPGYDYIMDVFPLHEALSMIFEGSGDCAEMGWTFLGLSMAGWVLVWMAAFALVAAWNNFRR
- the phoU gene encoding phosphate signaling complex protein PhoU — encoded protein: MEHQDISHHWSRRFNAELEAVRNNVMTMGGMVEEQLRRAVQALEKGDSELGEEVVRDDHKVNRLEVAIDEECSRIIARRQPTASDLRLIMAIIKTITDLERIGDEAEKIGYLASRLALEERPVDRYRALRHIGDLVGSMLHQSLDAFARLDPGLAMQVVRDDKAVDQEYEALSRQAITMMMEDPRSIRRVLDMLWVARALERIGDHAKNICEYVVYMVHGKDIRHVDLDDAERQVRNENG
- a CDS encoding CYTH domain-containing protein, with the translated sequence MPHEIERKFLVRDDSWRDGAEGRRMRQGYLSLDPERTVRVRISGDRAWLNVKGRTDGVRRLEFEYPIPVDDATALLALCGGAVVDKTRYLVRHGAHTWEVDEFHGDNEGLLVAEIELAHEDEPFVRPPWTGSEVSGEPRYYNASLAQHPFKAWPGA